One Tachysurus vachellii isolate PV-2020 chromosome 14, HZAU_Pvac_v1, whole genome shotgun sequence genomic window, AAAGTtggtatttgttttattgtcctGCTACATGCACCACACCTGCCAGTGTATGTGAAGGTCAGAAGATTTCACAGGagatatatttaatgtataatttTCTCAGTTATTAAAGGCTGTGTCCTGCATCCACTAGTCAGTGTATAGCCACAGATGTAAAACATTCATCCTTTTACTCAATTTATTCTAAACATGGATATGTTTCTGAAATTCCAATGCAAAAAAGTTATGTGCAGTATTTACCCCACTGATGCCAGGGAGATTAAGCAGTGAACCGAGAATGGGTATTCTTCTGATGAAGCCAACTGCCACTGGGAAGAAGCCCCTACAGCACACACAGAGTGGTGAAATGTTGGGTTCAAATAACTGGCAGCTGCATAACAGCACCATAAGCCATACATAACCACTTCCTGAAAGCTTAGAAGTTTATACTGTTCAGCCTTTTCAAAACTTAATCCATAAGACATTATAATGTATGACATGCGACATACTGAACGTCTGCCATGGCCATTATAATCATTACTTCCTCGCTGTCCTTTGTGGCAGATAAAGGCAGCCAACTGAGGTACTGAAGGTAGATCTTAAGCTTCTAAGGGAAATTAACTGATTAAAATGTCCAAACTACAGCTGCAAACAGCTGTAAGGAATATGGCTAAAGTGAATGTGAACATTGCAGTATCTAGCTTTCCCAAACTCACCTGAAAAGGAGGAAGAAGCCATAAATCTCCAGTACAACACCAATAATCGGCCATCCAatcaacaccacaaacactccTCCCAGAAAGAAACTTGTAGCTTTTACTTTGTGTCGCTGAAAGAAGAATCTGAAAGTGCGCTCCAGACCAATAACAAATGACAAGCCTGCAACAAACaagatctacacacacacacacacacacacacacacacacatttactcaggACAATCTGGTAACGGTATAGT contains:
- the golt1bb gene encoding golgi transport 1Bb, with protein sequence MISLTDSQKIGMGLTGFGVFFLFFGMILFFDKALLAIGNILFVAGLSFVIGLERTFRFFFQRHKVKATSFFLGGVFVVLIGWPIIGVVLEIYGFFLLFRGFFPVAVGFIRRIPILGSLLNLPGISGLVDKVGESNAMV